A genomic region of Gossypium hirsutum isolate 1008001.06 chromosome D01, Gossypium_hirsutum_v2.1, whole genome shotgun sequence contains the following coding sequences:
- the LOC107928165 gene encoding B3 domain-containing protein At2g36080: MEPTQSYQPSMSFFSNIPSSHIEDEYEQFDDHEKEPMFEKPLTPSDVGKLNRLVIPKQHAEKHFPLGGSGGDSVVDNKGLLLSFEDESGKCWRFRYSYWNSSQSYVLTKGWSRYVKEKQLDAGDIILFKRHRLNAERLFIGWRRRGAALDGGNAELGNNSGGVRCGDNGGWSSSRGLYQGNPYPGHIQGQCHGANVPYQHDCLHAGSMAENQGPGGNPKRLLRLFGVNLECHLDDSSEPSTPDSSSVSSQGPTSTHHFYSQSYTSNYMDIGFSRDMNQMNNHRA; encoded by the exons atGGAACCAACCCAAAGCTACCAGCCTTCAATGTCTTTCTTTTCAAACATCCCTTCGTCGCATATCGAAGACGAATACGAACAATTCGACGACCATGAAAAGGAACCCATGTTTGAAAAACCCTTAACTCCCAGCGACGTCGGCAAGTTGAACCGCCTCGTTATCCCCAAACAACACGCCGAGAAACACTTCCCGTTGGGCGGCAGCGGTGGTGACTCGGTGGTCGATAACAAAGGCTTGTTGCTGAGTTTCGAGGACGAGTCAGGCAAGTGTTGGCGTTTCCGTTACTCGTATTGGAATAGTAGCCAAAGCTACGTGTTGACTAAAGGATGGAGCAGATACGTTAAAGAGAAGCAACTCGATGCAGGTGACATTATTTTATTCAAACGACATCGTCTCAATGCTGAGAGGTTGTTTATAGGTTGGAGGAGGCGCGGTGCCGCACTGGATGGCGGGAACGCCGAGTTGGGAAATAACAGCGGCGGCGTCCGCTGTGGTGACAATGGTGGGTGGAGCAGTAGTAGAGGATTGTATCAAGGGAATCCTTATCCTGGGCACATTCAAGGCCAATGCCATGGGGCTAACGTGCCATACCAACATGACTGTCTTCATGCag GAAGCATGGCTGAAAATCAAGGGCCAGGTGGGAACCCAAAGAGGCTATTGCGGCTATTTGGGGTGAACCTAGAGTGCCACCTCGATGACTCCTCCGAGCCATCCACGCCCGATAGCTCGTCGGTATCGAGTCAGGGTCCAACGTCCACCCACCACTTTTATTCTCAATCCTACACCTCTAACTACATG GATATTGGTTTCTCAAGAGATATGAACCAGATGAATAATCATAGAGCATAA